A genomic window from Bacteroidota bacterium includes:
- a CDS encoding T9SS type A sorting domain-containing protein, producing NILKGIISIPENNPLQVDILDVQGRKVVNKEINCNAGTNVFQMNLNNIETGIYLLQLKTAAGIVSKKMVVVK from the coding sequence TAATATTCTCAAAGGAATAATTTCAATTCCAGAAAACAATCCTCTGCAGGTTGATATTCTGGATGTGCAGGGAAGAAAGGTTGTGAACAAGGAAATAAACTGCAATGCTGGCACAAATGTATTCCAAATGAATTTAAATAATATAGAAACAGGAATTTATTTGCTTCAACTGAAAACCGCAGCGGGAATTGTTTCAAAGAAAATGGTGGTGGTGAAGTGA